The stretch of DNA TCGCGGCCGGAAAGCTGCGGAGCCTTTGCTGGATTCATGTGATGAGTCAATCAGGTGTGGTGGATTTCAGTGAGGCGTGGCGTCTTACTGAATTTCTTGCCATTCACATTCGGATTTGGTCTCGTCGTAGGCCTTGTGTGTATGGAAATGGATGACACTATTATAGCATCAAGAATTTTAGGgcctcttgttttttttttccaaaaaagaATTTATGGCACTTTTTGGTGCAGATTTCTGCTGCTTGATGAGCTTCTTCGATTTTGTTTTAGCACGGTAGTACTAGCAACAGCTTCCATGAGCCGGTGAAGGACAGCAAGAAATGAGCTTCACCGGCTTCCCGTTGTTTTGAGACAAGaaacagaagaagaagaagaagaaaaaatggATGCGGGAAACAACATATCGTTAAGATAAGCTGAAGAAGATACGCACGGCCGTGCCAAAGAGGGTCTTTGGCTCCCCTGTTTTCTGCAATTGGTGGTTAAAAGCGAGGAGATTTGATTGACATTGCTCCTGCGTGCTTTCTTGTACCAACCTTTTTCTAGCCTTTGCGCGTAGGAGATCATGCCTTGTTCGAGCCTACTGTTGCACCATGGAAGTGCACAGTTTTGGAGTTCAACCGACTGGATTTCGTATGAAATAGTTCATTTCCCCCGTAAGATTCAGAAAACGAAGAAACTTAACAAGAGTTCAACGAGCCTGAATTTTTTCGTATGAAAGGATTTGATAGATTCATCTTGACAATTAGTCACtgtctatgcaattagttttgaaATTAGTTCACATTTGGTCCTTTCTAGTAATTAGCATCTAAACATACTGGTAATTTTTAGCGTCCGGGATCCAAACAGGCTCTGAACCCTTGAAACTGATCCAACGGTCATTATGCAAGCTAACACACTCAGCGCATCTTCAGggtaaaagaaaaaaacaacttCTGCAAGTATTGATGAACAGCTCCaatcttcaagaatttgactggACAAGGAGCCAGGGACGTGAGAGTACTCGTACAGCTACTTTATTTAGTTTAATGTTAGACAATGGTCCCTTTCCCCCAAGGAGAACACGCAGCCCTAAGCATAAAACTATTGCTTCCATGAACAAAGATGGGCTCACAGGCAAGGCCGATCAATGCCAGTGGCATGAGCCATGAGGGTGGTGATAGCAATGGACatggtgctggaagcctgaaGCTTCTCAGGGAATGGAGCCACAAAGCAAAGTGgcaaagctagctagctaatcACAGCTCATAAGGAAGACAAATACTTGTAAATATATATGCACCACCACACCTGGGGTGAAGCACATGGGGACCACATGCCATCATACTAATGAATCATACTCCCCAGCATACTCTCCAGACCAAAGTTGAATGAATGCAAGCTGGGGGAAGAAAATGATACATTGATGCAACATTATGACACTGATGACAATATAACATTTCACAAAAGCTCATATGACTGGCTTTAGCGTGCAAACggcagaaagatgaaaagtatgagaaaaaaaattcaagcCATGATATTCATAGAAGTTTTGGCTTACATCAAACTTCTGTAGAATACAACCACCATCTCATACTAAATAAGAGAGATGTGAAGGAAAAAGGGTACACAGCCTGACCCCCAGGATCAGGACCACCCACAGCTTACATAATTTGCCTCCCCCTAAAAGTTAGTTTGACCACAGACTAATCACCAACCAAAGCATACTGGACTGCTGCTAATCAGACTCAACAACGACGACGGTGAAATGAAATCACTCTCAATTGCCCGCAAAGAAATCCTTCTTCCTCGCTGGCCTCCGATGATTAGTTTTGCCTATGACAGCAAGAAGCACCGCCCACAATGATCCATATCATGTGGCTGGACGGGGAAGAACACCTACATTGGTTCTTCCGTCCATGAGGTACCGACAGAAGAAAGACACAAAGTTACAGACAAGACTACCTACTACCAAATCCTCCGGATGAGATCAGACAGGATTCTTCACACAGGGCCTCCTCTGGGATATGGAAGGCCATGTGAGTGCCTTAAGCAGCTTCCTATTTACAGAGGAAATTTGGGATGGTATAAAGCTCCAAATCCTCCTTAGCTCTCTTGTCTCTCTACCCTACATCCATCAAAATCAGTCAGTTGGAATGCAAGAAGGCGCGAGTATCAGTGGGCTACCAATCACTTGCAATCTAGCTGTAGGGCTCCGCTCCACGCGACGTTATCATCTGCCTTCTCTAGAGCTGCAACCTTAGCACGATGACAGAGGAGAAGACCGACCTTGCTCTTCTCACCCTGTGGAAGCTCAACGGTCTCACTGATAGATCCAGACTTGATATCAGTGGGCGGGATGAAACAATCCATGGAGAGGCCAGGGACATTGAACGCGACCTCCTCGATGCTCCATGCCTCCTCCATTCGGGTCTTGGTGTGGCTCATGGCCGCCTCCCCGAACCGGAAGAGGGTCACAGCTGAGCGCCCAGAATGTGCAATCATAATACCCTCCACCGGACGGTAGTCCTCGATGAATGAATTGATGGTAGTCTCCCAGTAAACTGCATCTCCGCCGGTTGTTGACTGGATTCGGGTGAGGTGTGAGTCCTCAAGATGAACAAGAAGCCCAGTCTTCTGGCTGAAGTACCCAAAGAGGACATGCCGGATGATCTCCGCAAGCCCCTCACTGCGTGCTCTCAGCGTCTCAGGATCAGCACAAAGCTTCAGGATGAAGCAATCCTCCCCGTTCACCTTTCTCTCGCCAATGCACCTTGCACCAGCAAACATGCTTGCTGCAGTCAATGGATCTAGACCCTACAAACACAAGGAAGAGCAAAGTTTCAGTCAGATTTATATTCCTTCCAAAAAGAGAACACAGCTACAGACATGCTGACCAAACCGGTTAACACTGCTGCTATTACCTGAAGAGCACGGCGAAGTGGGCGAACAGGGCCCTTGGCAGAATGTGCGCCAAGCCACGGGGTGTGGCGCCACACGAGCTTGCCATTGCAGCCGGCGTGCACCTTGCTCCCACCGACAGCCAGCTCAATGTACCACATCTCCGGTGCCATCTGCCACAGCACGAAGCGCCCAGGCTCGGCGCGCTGCGCCGCCATGCGGTTCCTCACGACGCGGCCACCGGTCTCGAACTCGGTAGCCACCATCCTCACCTTGCCCATAGCATACGAGTTCCGGATAGAGGAAAGCAGCCTCTGCCCGCCGGAGGCAGCCAGGTACTGCTGGAGGATGTACTGCGCCGACGAGGTCTCCTGCGTAGAACAAACACATCGAGACCTCACCGTTAGACAGCTGTAATCAGTACACTAGTAATAGAGAACCAAAATTTACAGCGAATAGCCCAGCTAATCATTCTTTACAGCAAATAATTTCCCACAAAAACAGTTAACGGAAACGTCCGTTGCCTGTCATATCACAACAGGTAAGGAAAGCCACCTTTACAGCCGCAATGTGGTCAGATGGCAATATTTTAGGAAATGCAAGAACTCTCCAAAAACACATCACATCAAGAGCCCCCCAT from Sorghum bicolor cultivar BTx623 chromosome 8, Sorghum_bicolor_NCBIv3, whole genome shotgun sequence encodes:
- the LOC8069690 gene encoding uncharacterized protein LOC8069690; this encodes MEGPDPEACPGANCGGAGARREGWGQWVRGQLQLARAPAGAGADAGAGAGPAAAARRNDLRLLLGVMGAPLAPVHVCAAEPLPHLSIKDTPIETSSAQYILQQYLAASGGQRLLSSIRNSYAMGKVRMVATEFETGGRVVRNRMAAQRAEPGRFVLWQMAPEMWYIELAVGGSKVHAGCNGKLVWRHTPWLGAHSAKGPVRPLRRALQGLDPLTAASMFAGARCIGERKVNGEDCFILKLCADPETLRARSEGLAEIIRHVLFGYFSQKTGLLVHLEDSHLTRIQSTTGGDAVYWETTINSFIEDYRPVEGIMIAHSGRSAVTLFRFGEAAMSHTKTRMEEAWSIEEVAFNVPGLSMDCFIPPTDIKSGSISETVELPQGEKSKVGLLLCHRAKVAALEKADDNVAWSGALQLDCK